In Jaculus jaculus isolate mJacJac1 chromosome 2, mJacJac1.mat.Y.cur, whole genome shotgun sequence, the genomic window AATGGTTTTAAAAGATTGAAACACTGGAGTTTGTGTTGTGTTTACTCAGAGCGCGAGCTTTGTAGTCGGCGCCGAGTTCCTTTCCTTTGTCTTTACTGGCTGAATGAAGAGTAGAATCAGAGAACATATGTAATAAAGTAGTCATGATTGTGTCCATTTTGGGGTAAGCGctcaaaactatggggacatgTATCCTTTAGAGCGAACCCGGGAAAACTACAGAATAGGGATTgggatgttttttaaatttattttcgtATTAAGGATTGAGGttcaggcatgctaggcaagcactctatccttGAATTATCAGCCCGGAATTTGGGCCTTAAAACAAGAACTGAAAAACGGAGCCTGTTTGGTTTTGTGAGAAGCCTTTGGgagctcagcacttgggaggtggaggcaggaggatcacaatttTGAGATCGGTCTGCACTACCTAGTGAGACTTCAAAAgccaaaatttaaatatttagcaTTTGAACCTGTGATTTCAGAGATTAACAATGGATACCCAGAAGGACGTCCAACCCCCAAAGCAGCAGCCAATGATCTATATATGTGGAGGTGAGAGTAACATTTGAACTTAGAGCATTTTACTTAAGTGTTTTGAAACTACTTGAACTTTCCTTAGGTAAGTATTGATCTTCAGACTTATAAAGCCCTGTTAAGATTTCATAGGACCCTCAGCTCTttcctacatagtgaatttaataaTAGCAGCATACCCTTGACATTGACTGTTTGGGTGTCTTGGGTTCTGTGTGAAAACGTGCGGTTATGATAATTTGTTTCTCTTATAAGCATTGagtaaatatgttttctttctagACTGTCACACGGAAAATGAAATCAAATCCAGGGATCCAATCAGATGTAGAGAGTGTGGATACCGAATAATGTACAAGAAAAGGACTAAAAGATGTATCCTTCAACTGTACCTTCTAAATATGGGAGGGAGGGTGAAGACTAGGTTTCAATTGATACAGACCAAGTTCTGATAAAGGtaataataacatttttaattagTTCAAAACTAAACATAATTAGCATTTCCATGGGCCAGTTGCAGGCTCTGAGTGATCTAGGTACTAGTTAATTTGGGTTCAGTTAGGTGTATTTTTCAGGGAGTCTGTAATTATAGAAATATTCAATCTTGTTTGTTAAGTTATGGACAAACAATTGCAGAAGAAAcataaatgtcatatatataaaatgacagtaaaaagaaaaaaagttatagaTTAGTCCAAATGCTGAAAGTACATTATGTGGAAACTATCAAATTCTATCAAGTTCTCGCCTTAATAGTTCAATATTTTTTGATGCATTAGCCTTTTGTATAATGGAAAATGAGAATTGAaattgtggtttttctttttttaaaggtaatccCCAGTTCTAGTAAAGTCC contains:
- the Polr2k gene encoding DNA-directed RNA polymerases I, II, and III subunit RPABC4; its protein translation is MDTQKDVQPPKQQPMIYICGDCHTENEIKSRDPIRCRECGYRIMYKKRTKRLVVFDAR